Proteins encoded within one genomic window of Triticum aestivum cultivar Chinese Spring chromosome 2D, IWGSC CS RefSeq v2.1, whole genome shotgun sequence:
- the LOC123051285 gene encoding probable LRR receptor-like serine/threonine-protein kinase At3g47570 encodes MPSFLSLLCIFLILFSFNTTTLEAAQENKSEIDRQALLCFKSGINSYPLGILDSWSDDSLNFCSWKGVICGTKFPPRVVSLNLTSARLSGQISGCVGNLTFLSSMNLANNDLSGTIPEELGKLPNLHTLNLANNSLTGGIPLSLTNCSSLSTLILSRNNLSGEIPSTLFDNLSKLTKVDLQKNSFTGLIPHFHKVTALKFLCLTENFLSGSIPPSIGNVSSLTSILLGQNKLSGLIPETIGHTIKLLELDLSSNSLSGNVPVSLYNMSSLKNFSVGSNALVGQLPSNIGYSLPNLQSLILGSNRLEGLIPASLANMLNLQILDLSNNSLHGSVPSLGSLANLRQLVLGGNLLEAHDWSFLTSLASCTQLTKLSLEGNALNGSLPVAVVNLSTTLQDLSLASNQISGSIPVEISNLVNLTSLRMESNFLSGSIPSTIGKLQYLYILSLSNNKLSGLIPPSVGDITQLGKLYLSDNKLTGNIPGSLGQCKGLLELNLSRNNLNGSIPVELFANPPFSFGLDFSHNNLTGELPLELGTHGAGDGPTSLHMEGNKFHGQIPAGWQLASTLQINLSHNDLSGYVPILFGDLPKLEQLDLSYNNLEGEIPISGIFGNSAAVVLDGNKGLCSNSLRLAFPICPRISSSATKTKRHLSLLATLLLIVLPSLTICFLVLSWLMFTLWDRGVLFTLLKKAVLSFSPPDVLSKMFRFFAHHKQREVHTFSSNEEKLKRVSYRDILQATDWFSPNHKISSTCTGSVYVGRFKFENDLVAIKVFNLNEPGANESFFAECQVLRSTRHRNILKCVTSCSTLDTENNEFKALVYQFMANGSLERWLHPEQHNGTPSRTLSLGLRICIAVDVASALDYLHNEPTPSLMHCDLKPSNILLDYDMTARIGDFGSSKFLSPVLGSLEHLISFRGTIGYMAPEYGMGCQISAGGDVYSFGVILLELLTGKRPTDDMFVDGLSLCKFCESMFPDRIAEILDPHMAHEEYQRCEEVDAEAWMQQYIVPLVALGLSCTVESPKDRPGMKDVYAKLSAIRSSFLERRDD; translated from the exons ATGCCCTCATTTTTGTCTCTACTCTGTATTTTTCTCATCCTTTTCTCCTTCAACACTACAACACTCGAAGCAGCGCAAGAAAACAAGTCCGAGATTGATCGCCAGGCCCTCCTTTGCTTCAAGTCCGGCATCAATTCTTATCCCCTTGGCATCCTAGATTCATGGAGTGATGACTCACTTAACTTTTGCAGCTGGAAAGGGGTCATTTGCGGCACAAAGTTTCCACCCCGTGTGGTCTCACTTAACCTCACCTCCGCTCGTCTCAGTGGGCAAATATCTGGATGTGTAGGCAACTTGACTTTTCTATCCTCGATGAACCTTGCCAATAATGATCTGTCGGGAACCATCCCTGAAGAGTTGGGTAAGCTCCCAAACCTCCATACGCTGAATCTTGCCAATAATAGTCTGACCGGTGGTATCCCTCTCTCATTGACCAATTGTTCCTCACTCAGCACACTTATACTGTCTCGTAATAATCTCTCCGGAGAGATCCCTTCTACTTTGTTTGATAACTTATCTAAGCTTACTAAGGTTGATCTCCAGAAGAATTCTTTCACTGGACTCATCCCACATTTCCATAAGGTCACAGCACTCAAATTTCTTTGCCTGACAGAGAACTTCCTCTCTGGAAGCATACCTCCTTCAATAGGAAATGTTTCTTCCCTGACATCTATATTGCTCGGCCAAAATAAGCTATCAGGATTAATTCCAGAAACTATAGGTCACACTATAAAACTACTTGAGCTTGACCTAAGTTCCAACAGTTTATCAGGTAATGTCCCGGTTTCTCTTTATAACATGTCATCACTCAAAAACTTTAGTGTTGGTAGCAATGCCCTTGTTGGACAGTTACCATCTAACATTGGTTACTCGCTACCAAACCTCCAGTCCCTAATCCTGGGAAGCAACAGGCTGGAGGGCCTGATCCCTGCTTCACTAGCCAACATGTTAAATCTTCAAATACTTGATCTTTCAAACAACTCGTTACATGGCTCTGTGCCATCTCTTGGTTCGTTGGCAAACTTGCGTCAGTTAGTTTTAGGGGGGAACTTGCTAGAAGCACATGATTGGTCATTTCTTACATCTCTGGCAAGTTGCACCCAGCTGACAAAATTGTCCTTGGAAGGGAATGCTCTGAATGGCAGCTTACCTGTAGCAGTTGTTAATCTTTCCACAACACTACAAGATTTATCGCTTGCGTCAAACCAAATTTCGGGCTCGATACCTGTTGAGATTAGCAATCTTGTTAATCTCACTTCACTTAGGATGGAAAGCAATTTTCTTTCTGGAAGCATACCTTCTACCATTGGGAAGCTGCAATACCTATATATCCTAAGTCTATCAAACAACAAATTATCAGGTCTGATCCCTCCCTCGGTTGGTGACATTACTCAACTAGGCAAGCTTTATCTTAGTGATAACAAGTTGACTGGTAACATACCTGGTAGTCTAGGTCAGTGCAAGGGACTTCTTGAACTCAACTTGTCTCGAAACAATCTCAATGGGTCAATACCAGTCGAACTCTTTGCTAACCCTCCATTTTCCTTCGGTCTGGACTTCTCACACAACAATCTCACTGGGGAACTGCCATTGGAACTTGGTACACATGGTGCTGGTGATGGTCCAACATCCCTTCACATGGAAGGAAACAAGTTTCATGGACAAATTCCAGCAGGATGGCAGTTAGCATCAACCCTGCAGATTAATCTTTCTCACAATGACTTATCCGGTTATGTGCCTATATTATTTGGGGACCTTCCTAAGCTGGAGCAACTCGATCTATCCTAcaacaacttggaaggggaaattcCTATAAGTGGGATCTTTGGGAATTCTGCCGCAGTAGTTTTGGATGGAAACAAGGGACTATGTTCGAATTCCCTGAGGCTAGCATTTCCAATTTGTCCTCGCATCTCATCTTCAGCAACTAAAACAAAGCGCCATCTGTCCTTGCTGGCAACCTTGCTGCTAATTGTACTACCATCACTTACTATTTGTTTCCTAGTATTGTCATGGCTTATGTTCACTCTTTGGGATAGAGGGGTATTATTCACTCTTTTGAAGAAAGCGGTTTTATCATTTTCACCACCGGATGTTTTGTCCAAGATGTTTCGCTTTTTTGCCCACCACAAGCAAAGAGAAGTGCATACATTTTCGTCCAATGAGGAGAAGCTAAAAAGAGTGTCATACCGTGACATCCTTCAAGCTACTGATTGGTTTTCACCAAACCACAAAATAAGCTCAACCTGCACTGGATCAGTCTATGTTGGGAGGTTCAAGTTTGAGAATGATTTAGTGGCTATCAAAGTATTCAACCTGAATGAACCTGGTGCCAATGAAAGTTTCTTTGCCGAGTGCCAAGTGCTACGGAGCACACGCCATCGAAACATTCTCAAGTGTGTGACCTCATGCTCGACGTTGGACACAGAAAACAATGAGTTCAAAGCACTAGTCTACCAGTTCATGGCTAATGGCAGCCTTGAAAGATGGCTTCACCCTGAGCAACACAATGGCACACCAAGTAGAACCCTAAGCTTAGGGCTGAGGATATGCATAGCCGTGGATGTGGCCTCTGCTCTCGATTATCTTCACAACGAACCGACGCCATCTTTGATGCATTGTGATTTGAAGCCAAGCAACATTCTTTTAGATTACGATATGACTGCACGTATTGGCGACTTCGGTTCATCAAAGTTTCTGTCGCCAGTTTTGGGTAGTCTGGAACACTTGATCAGTTTCCGAGGAACAATTGGATACATGGCACCTG AGTATGGAATGGGTTGCCAGATCTCGGCAGGAGGTGATGTCTATAGTTTTGGAGTGATTCTACTGGAGTTGCTTACCGGAAAACGACCAACCGATGATATGTTCGTGGATGGGCTTAGCCTTTGTAAGTTTTGTGAATCCATGTTCCCAGACAGAATTGCAGAGATTCTAGATCCTCATATGGCGCATGAGGAGTACCAACGGTGCGAAGAAGTGGACGCGGAAGCATGGATGCAGCAATATATTGTCCCGCTGGTTGCCCTAGGGCTGTCATGTACCGTGGAATCTCCCAAGGATAGGCCTGGAATGAAAGATGTTTATGCAAAACTATCTGCTATCAGAAGCTCTTTTCTGGAACGTCGTGATGATTGA